The following proteins are encoded in a genomic region of Glycine soja cultivar W05 chromosome 17, ASM419377v2, whole genome shotgun sequence:
- the LOC114393876 gene encoding probable serine/threonine-protein kinase PIX13 gives MGNCWSLQSGSPGDHPNSNTAPNLNNQSGNIQFSAGLSNTRLTQNGNSTSLGRSSHSGGISSRFFGPSSSNNYSTGNNTSTSLWGGSETSQASRVRDEEEFPQGQILDNVDLRAFTLAELKVATKNFRAETVIGEGGFGKVYKGLIDDRAAKKRGEGLTVAIKKLNSESNQGIVEWQSEVNFLGRLSHPNLVKLLGFGLEDTELFLVYEFMHRGSLDNHLYGRGANVRSLSWDTRLKTMIGTARGLNFLHSLEKKIIYRDVKPSNILLDKHYTVKLSDFGLAKSVNSPDHSHITTRIMGTYGYAAPEYVATGHLYVKSDVYGFGIVLVEVLTGKRIRDILDQCQKMSLRDWLKTNLLSRAKIRSTMDAKLEGRYPNNLALQLAELALKCIQTDPKVRPSMNEVVETLEQIEAANEKPADNRRRVTRTRVVQQHGGPDGG, from the exons ATGGGGAATTGTTGGAGTCTTCAATCAGGTTCTCCAGGCGATCATCCCAACTCCAATACTGCCCCCAACCTCAACAATCAATCAG GGAATATTCAATTTTCTGCTGGTCTAAGCAACACAAGATTAACACAGAATGGCAATTCTACTTCTCTTGGGCGTAGCAGCCACTCTGGAGGAATCAGCAGCAGGTTCTTTGGGCCAAGTAGTAGTAATAACTACTCAACTGGAAATAACACTAGCACATCCCTTTGGGGAGGCTCTGAGACTAGCCAAGCCTCTCGAGTTAGAGATGAAGAGGAGTTTCCTCAAGGGCAGATCTTGGATAATGTTGACTTGAGAGCATTTACTTTGGCAGAACTGAAGGTAGCCACCAAAAATTTCAGAGCTGAGACTGTGATAGGAGAGGGGGGGTTTGGTAAAGTATACAAGGGCTTGATTGATGATAGAGCAGCAAAAAAAAGAGGTGAGGGGTTGACTGTTGCCATcaagaaattgaattctgaaagCAACCAAGGAATTGTGGAATGGCAG TCAGAGGTGAATTTCTTAGGGAGGCTTTCTCACCCCAACCTTGTTAAGTTGTTGGGATTTGGGCTAGAGGATACTGAACTGTTCCTGGTGTATGAATTTATGCATCGTGGCAGCTTGGATAACCACCTATATGGAA GAGGTGCAAATGTTCGGTCACTTTCTTGGGATACAAGGCTAAAGACTATGATTGGAACAGCTAGGGGACTGAATTTCCTTCACTCCTTGgagaagaaaattatatatagagaTGTCAAACCCTCAAATATACTACTTGACAAG CATTATACAGTCAAGTTATCAGACTTTGGCTTAGCTAAATCTGTGAATTCGCCTGATCATAGTCACATAACAACACGGATTATGGGGACATATGGCTACGCTGCTCCTGAGTACGTTGCAACAG GTCATTTGTACGTGAAAAGTGATGTGTATggatttggaattgttttggtgGAGGTGCTGACGGGCAAGAGGATAAGGGATATATTGGACCAGTGTCAGAAAATGTCCTTGAGAGATTGGCTCAAAACAAATCTATTAAGTAGAGCAAAAATAAGAAGCACCATGGATGCAAAGTTAGAAGGAAGGTATCCAAACAATTTAGCTTTACAATTAGCTGAACTAGCTCTCAAATGCATCCAAACAGATCCCAAAGTCAGGCCATCAATGAATGAAGTTGTTGAAACATTGGAACAGATTGAAGCAGCCAATGAGAAACCAGCTGATAACAGAAGACGGGTTACTCGTACCCGGGTAGTTCAACAACATGGAGGGCCTGATGGTGGTTAA